From the Salvelinus alpinus unplaced genomic scaffold, SLU_Salpinus.1 scaffold_553, whole genome shotgun sequence genome, one window contains:
- the LOC139567428 gene encoding fibroblast growth factor receptor substrate 2-like, which translates to MDTEPQVLLEPEGVKFILGPTPAQRRQKQNPGDEDGEAESRRSGDEDGEAGSRRSGDEDREAGSRRSGDGEMALGVSGSNGEPSLTAPSGGLNGNGKGCVVGATLGLQAGDCDTGYDSDERKDGPPPPLAPNPNPPPFPPNPNPPPLPPNPNPPPLAPNPNPPPHPGPKPSTISTYEHHNGNTTHAYVSTPVPAPNPRRNRPAAPLPDSSHNANNSAQRRTALLNYENLPALPPVWETARRFSEGDEEDEEEVYHGYGPKTPSLNGYHNHHHHHHHHHGLGLDPMHNYVNTENVNVSLSAKLDSARILPRGRDSSGLCLTPTVFNFDFRSGRLAGGPCGLDPLRQLNYIELEMERGSDSSGPQTPKTPTTPCGVGLGSLLLPPSTPTRRTELYAMIDIERTAAMSSLQKALPRDDGTSRKTRHNSTDLPM; encoded by the coding sequence ATGGATACGGAGCCTCAGGTGCTGCTGGAGCCAGAAGGGGTTAAATTCATCCTGGGTCCCACCCCGGCTCAGAGGAGGCAGAAGCAGAACCCTGGGGACGAGGACGGGGAGGCTGAGTCCAGACGTTCTGGGGATGAGGACGGGGAGGCTGGGTCCAGACGTTCTGGGGATGAGGACAGGGAGGCTGGGTCCAGACGTTCTGGGGATGGGGAGATGGCGCTTGGGGTGTCTGGGTCTAACGGGGAGCCCAGCTTGACAGCTCCCTCTGGGGGTCTGAACGGGAATGGGAAGGGCTGTGTGGTGGGCGCCACCCTGGGTCTCCAGGCAGGAGACTGTGACACGGGCTATGACAGTGATGAACGCAAAGAcggcccccctccccctcttgctcctaacccaaaccctcccccttttcctcctaacccaaaccctccccctcttcctcctaacCCAAACCCTCCCCCTCTTGCTCCTAACCCAAACCCTCCACCTCACCCAGGGCCCAAACCCAGCACCATCTCCACCTATGAGCACCACAACGGCAACACCACCCATGCTTACGTCTCCACCCCTGTTCCAGCCCCCAACCCCCGGCGTAACCGCCCCGCCGCCCCCCTCCCTGACTCATCCCACAATGCCAACAACTCCGCCCAGCGGCGCACGGCGCTCCTTAACTACGAGAACCTCCCGGCGCTGCCGCCGGTGTGGGAGACCGCCAGGCGCTTCTCCGAGGGAGacgaggaggatgaagaggaggtgtaTCACGGATATGGACCAAAGACGCCCTCCCTTAACGgctaccacaaccaccaccaccatcaccatcatcaccacggTCTGGGTCTGGACCCCATGCACAACTACGTCAACACAGAGAATGTAAACGTTTCGCTCAGCGCCAAGCTGGACTCTGCGCGGATCCTTCCGCGGGGGCGGGACTCTAGCGGCCTCTGTTTGACTCCCACCGTCTTTAACTTTGACTTCCGGTCGGGGCGGCTGGCGGGTGGACCGTGTGGGTTGGATCCCCTGAGGCAGCTGAACTACATTGAGTTGGAGATGGAGAGGGGTTCAGACTCCAGTGGGCCGCAGACACCCAAGACCCCCACCACTCCCTGTGGCGTCGGCCTGGGcagtctcctcctccccccctccacccccacgcGGCGGACCGAACTGTACGCCATGATCGACATCGAGCGCACGGCGGCCATGTCCAGTCTTCAGAAAGCACTGCCCCGTGACGACGGTACCTCCAGGAAAACCAGACACAACAGTACTGACCTTCCTATGTGA